Proteins encoded together in one Capricornis sumatraensis isolate serow.1 chromosome 3, serow.2, whole genome shotgun sequence window:
- the NCF1 gene encoding neutrophil cytosol factor 1 isoform X1, with the protein MGDHFIRHIALLGFEKRFVPSQHYVYMFLVKWHDLSEKVVYRRFTEIYEFHKILKEMFPIEAGDINPENRIIPHLPAPRWFDGQRVAESRQGTLTEYCSALMSLPVKISRCPHLLNFFKVRPDDLKLPTDSQVKKPETYLMPKDGKSNAADITGPIILQTYRAIADYEKGSSSQMALATGDVVDVVEKNETGWWFCQMKTKRGWVPASYLEPLDSPDEAEDPEPNYAGEPYVTIKAYTAVLEDEMSLQEGETIEVIHKLLDGWWVIRKEDVTGYFPSMYLQRAGQDVVQAQSQIKSRGAPPRRSSIRNAHSIHQRSRKRLSQDTYRRNSVRFMQQRRHQRLGPQSSRSAQKEQQQPKTERPKPQPAVPPRPSADLILHRCSESTKRKLASAV; encoded by the exons ATGGGGGACCACTTCATCCGCCACATTGCCCTCCTGGGCTTCGAGAAGCGCTTCGTCCCCAGCCAGCACTAC GTCTATATGTTCCTGGTGAAATGGCACGACCTGTCTGAGAAGGTGGTCTATCGGCGCTTCACCGAGATCTACGAATTCCAC AAAATCTTAAAGGAGATGTTTCCTATTGAGGCGGGGGACATCAACCCAGAGAACAGGATCATCCCACACCTGCCAG CCCCGCGGTGGTTTGATGGGCAGCGGGTGGCCGAGAGCCGCCAGGGCACTCTTACCGAGTACTGCAGCGCACTCATGAGCCTGCCTGTCAAGATCTCCCGCTGCCCGCACCTCCTCAACTTCTTCAAGGTGCGCCCCGACGACCTCAAGCTCCCCACAGACAGCCA GGTGAAAAAGCCAGAGACATACCTGATGCCCAAAGATGGCAAGAGCAACGCTGCGG ACATCACGGGCCCCATCATCCTGCAGACGTACCGCGCCATCGCTGACTACGAGAAGGGCTCGAGCTCACAGATGGCGCTGGCCACGGGTGACGTGGTGGACGTCGTGGAGAAGAACGAGACCG GCTGGTGGTTCTGCCAAATGAAGACAAAGCGTGGCTGGGTCCCAGCGTCCTACTTGGAGCCTCTGGACAGTCCTGATGAAGCCGAGGACCCAGAACCCAACTATGCAG gtGAGCCCTACGTCACCATCAAAGCCTACACTGCTGTACTGGAGGACGAGATGTCCCTGCAGGAGGGTGAAACCATTGAGGTCATTCACAAGCTCCTGGATGGCTGGTGGGTCATCAG GAAAGAAGACGTCACAGGTTACTTTCCATCCATGTACctgcagagggcagggcaggATGTAGTCCAGGCCCAAAGCCAGATCAAGAGCCGGGGGGCGCCGCCCCGCAG GTCGTCCATCCGCAACGCTCACAGCATCCACCAGCGGTCACGGAAGCGCCTCAGCCAGGACACCTATCGGCGCAACAGCGTCCGTTTTATGCAGCAGCGCCGCCACCAGCGGCTCGGGCCTCAGAGCTCCCGGAGCGCCCAGA AGGAGCAGCAGCAACCCAAGACCGAGCGCCCCAAGCCGCAGCCGGCCGTGCCCCCCAGGCCCAGCGCAGACCTCATCCTGCACCGCTGCAGCGAGAGCACCAAGCGGAAGCTGGCCTCCGCCGTCTGA
- the NCF1 gene encoding neutrophil cytosol factor 1 isoform X2, translating into MGDHFIRHIALLGFEKRFVPSQHYVYMFLVKWHDLSEKVVYRRFTEIYEFHKILKEMFPIEAGDINPENRIIPHLPAPRWFDGQRVAESRQGTLTEYCSALMSLPVKISRCPHLLNFFKVRPDDLKLPTDSQVKKPETYLMPKDGKSNAADITGPIILQTYRAIADYEKGSSSQMALATGDVVDVVEKNETGWWFCQMKTKRGWVPASYLEPLDSPDEAEDPEPNYAGEPYVTIKAYTAVLEDEMSLQEGETIEVIHKLLDGWWVIRSSIRNAHSIHQRSRKRLSQDTYRRNSVRFMQQRRHQRLGPQSSRSAQKEQQQPKTERPKPQPAVPPRPSADLILHRCSESTKRKLASAV; encoded by the exons ATGGGGGACCACTTCATCCGCCACATTGCCCTCCTGGGCTTCGAGAAGCGCTTCGTCCCCAGCCAGCACTAC GTCTATATGTTCCTGGTGAAATGGCACGACCTGTCTGAGAAGGTGGTCTATCGGCGCTTCACCGAGATCTACGAATTCCAC AAAATCTTAAAGGAGATGTTTCCTATTGAGGCGGGGGACATCAACCCAGAGAACAGGATCATCCCACACCTGCCAG CCCCGCGGTGGTTTGATGGGCAGCGGGTGGCCGAGAGCCGCCAGGGCACTCTTACCGAGTACTGCAGCGCACTCATGAGCCTGCCTGTCAAGATCTCCCGCTGCCCGCACCTCCTCAACTTCTTCAAGGTGCGCCCCGACGACCTCAAGCTCCCCACAGACAGCCA GGTGAAAAAGCCAGAGACATACCTGATGCCCAAAGATGGCAAGAGCAACGCTGCGG ACATCACGGGCCCCATCATCCTGCAGACGTACCGCGCCATCGCTGACTACGAGAAGGGCTCGAGCTCACAGATGGCGCTGGCCACGGGTGACGTGGTGGACGTCGTGGAGAAGAACGAGACCG GCTGGTGGTTCTGCCAAATGAAGACAAAGCGTGGCTGGGTCCCAGCGTCCTACTTGGAGCCTCTGGACAGTCCTGATGAAGCCGAGGACCCAGAACCCAACTATGCAG gtGAGCCCTACGTCACCATCAAAGCCTACACTGCTGTACTGGAGGACGAGATGTCCCTGCAGGAGGGTGAAACCATTGAGGTCATTCACAAGCTCCTGGATGGCTGGTGGGTCATCAG GTCGTCCATCCGCAACGCTCACAGCATCCACCAGCGGTCACGGAAGCGCCTCAGCCAGGACACCTATCGGCGCAACAGCGTCCGTTTTATGCAGCAGCGCCGCCACCAGCGGCTCGGGCCTCAGAGCTCCCGGAGCGCCCAGA AGGAGCAGCAGCAACCCAAGACCGAGCGCCCCAAGCCGCAGCCGGCCGTGCCCCCCAGGCCCAGCGCAGACCTCATCCTGCACCGCTGCAGCGAGAGCACCAAGCGGAAGCTGGCCTCCGCCGTCTGA